TTGAAGGTGGCCTTTTTGGTAACTATTTTATTTGGCTAGAGAAACTTCCAAGCTCCAGGTGTTCTTTAGCAGTGATCCTTATTCTTGATTGACTTCCCTTTTGATTAGGTCAGTACCTAACCTTTTTACTGAAGATACTTCCTCTTTTTACTTGAATCAGGTTGTTTCCCTTTTAGCATTCCCAGGAAGGACAGTTCAGAACCTACTTTGTCTCGGCATACAAAGTCTTTGAGAGGCTGTTGGATTAAAGACTTTCTTTTTTGGCTCCTCACTGTGTCTAccagagcacaagcagcctcctAGTGGAATCTTAGGTGGTCAGCTCAGATGATATTTGCAGATTGGCAACATGGTCATCTCTTCACTCTTGTCAAGCATTATAAGATTGATGTTCAGGCCAGGGGTATTAAGTGTCTTTGGTAGTGCTGTCATAAAAGTGACCTTGTCTTTACTTTGGTACATCCTGTCAGTCTAGACTAGTCTAGCAGGATggtaaggaaggtaaaattttcTTTCCTGAAGTCCTGCTGGACTGGGGGGCGGGGTAGTGCTCTGGTTATTAATGGCCCTTCTTGTACATAGTTTTGGATTTATGGTTGGCTTCTGCATTTGTCATATTTAATGGTTCGGTCTGCACCACTCCCTATGTTGGTGATGTcacttagagaatgacacagggacaaagtttatccctATCCCGCctcgtccccgtgggttctgttgCCATCTCTgtccacaggttctgtccccgccccatccccaagggctctgtcctcatctgcaaaaACCTTGAACtctgtgattttatatttaaatctttttattaaagtataaaaaggaacaatatgctgtgcaactattgttttgtaaatcacaaatagaaaacaataataacgagCAGCTATATtaacccctccaccaccaccaccctctactcttccaaacccaacaatagctgacgtctactaccccaaggaatcgtaatccaccctgttaaaatgtccggGGGTCCAAAATACAACCCGCTCTGTGTGCCCtagcgggggagaaatatgccttatGAAGAGGCACTATTATTTTAATCTGTGggtgtcatcaacaatctcaggattcagtctagctctcctgtcttccacagtccttcctgcagtagaagatgtgctgctagcaggatcctccatgcaaagttttctagttgtggccagtatgtttgcttgtttttctaaaaaaaaaaaaatcaaaatattgtcatctgcatcactgaaacaaaaataacagtccagttcataaACAGGCTtcgaagtagaaaatgacacggggacaaagtttgtactTTCTCctcgtccccatgggctctgtccttgtgtcattctctaatgtcaTTGTCTCCCACTTGCAGGTAAGATATAACCCATCTGTCTGGACTGGTCAAGCAGGACtgaagaaaattagcagataagaccAAATTTCACCTTAACCATGGCTGGCTGGGGTGCATATGATGTTTGATTCATCTGTTATAATTACTTTGTTGGATGTTGCAGTATAAAACTTAGTCTTGAGGCTTTTTGTCTACTATTTGGATATCTATTTTTGGGCTTGTGCCCTGCATTTTGACTGTGTAACCCATGTCAAGTCACTTTATTGAATCCTCATCCTTTTATGCATGTCAGTAGAAGCTTCTGTGTGCAAGTGCCACCTACGTTAcagctccttctgagttccattAATCAGGCAACCttcttttatatgtttttcttATCCTCCATATCCAACTCTGTACTATGTGCTTGGAATAGTCTTGAGATGGTGCGTAGTGCTCCCTCTAGCCATATTGAAATCCTACCTTTTTAGAAAAAATACTTTGGGGTCtaccaaatcctgagtggtgtagaatgagtagaagtaaatcaattttttacttgttccgaaagtacaaagactagaggacactcgaggaagttacacagaaatacttttaaaacaaataggaggaaatatttttttcactcaacaaatagttaagcactggaacattttgccggaggatgtagtaacagcggttagcatatgtgggtttaaaaactgtttggacaagttcctggaggaaaagtccatagtttgttattgagacagacatggggaggcagctgcttgccccagggttggtagcatggaatgttgctaattgggtttctgccaggtacttgtgacctggcttggccactgtttggaaacgggatactgggctagatggaccattggtctgacccagtatgggctTTGTGATGTTTCTTTGTCAATCTCTTTTTGAGTATTGTGTAGAAATATtgttaaattaatttttaaaaattaggatTTGTGCTTGGGTCTGCTGACAATGAATTGTAATGGtttctttgttttcctttttaaggATAAAATCACTTTACCACCATGAGCTGGAGCTTCTTGACTCGTCTTCTAGAAGAAATCCACAATCACTCAACATTTGTTGGCAAAATCTGGCTGACTGTCTTGATTGTTTTTCGGATTGTCCTCACTGTTGTTGGAGGTGAATCTATATATTATGATGAACAAAGCAAGTTTGTATGCAACACAGAGCAACCTGGCTGTGAAAATGTTTGTTATGATGCCTTTGCTCCACTTTCCCATGTAAGATTCTGGGTGTTCCAGATTATTCTTGTATCTGCACCTTCTGTTATGTATTTAGGCTATGCAATTCATAAAATCACCTTGATGACTGACCACAGTGAAGAAGAGAAACTAAGAAGCAAAGCATATTCTCTCCGCTTCAAACAGCATCGTGCTGTAGAAGATGCTGAGGAGGATGATGAGGAAGATCCCATGTTGTACCCTGAGGTAGAATTGGAACAGGAGCAAGAAAACCAAAGTGGGACCAAAGTGAAACATGATGGCAGGAGACAAATACGAGCAGATGGGCTTATGAAAATGTATGTTGTACAACTTCTACTCAGGACTGTTTTTGAAATTGCTTTTCTTATTGGCCAATATTTTCTGTATGGATTTAAAGTCAAACCACATTATGTTTGCAGTACGTGGCCATGCCCTCATAAGGTAGATTGTTTTATCTCTAGGCCAAGTGAAAAGACCATTTTTCTGTTCATTATGTATGGTGTAAGTTGCCTGTGCTTGCTTCTGAACGTTTGGGAAATGGTACACTTAGGATTTGGAACAATCCGAGACAcattaaataagaaaaagaaagcactaGAGGACTCGGCTACTTATAATTACCCTTTAACTTGGAATACACCATCTGCTCCTCCCGGTTATAACATTGCCATTAAGCCAGAACAGATGCAGTACACTGAACTGTCCAATGCCAAAATGGTCtacaaacagaacaaagccaACATAGCTCAGGAGCAGCAGTACGAAAGCAATGATAAGATTCCAGTCAGCTTTGAGAACATGCAGAGGGAAATCAAAGTGGCTCATGAACGCAGAGACAAAGCAATTCAAGTATACAGTAACCAAAACAATTCCAATGGCTCCAGGGTGAAGAAATCCAAAGCAGGCTCAAAGAAAAGTACTGCCAGCagtaaatcaggagatgggaaaATCTCAGTATGGATTTAATCTTTAGCAGAATttcttaatttttcatttttcttgaaATGGAACATGTACTATAATAATGGCTTCTGCTGAATAAACATTGTGTTCTGTCTGGCTTCAGGGATAGGGTTGGCTAGTGTCCAATGACTTGGGATGGGAGGAGTAACTTTTTGTGTACTTGTATTCTATAGTAATTCAGTTTCGGAACTTTATGTATTTTCCATGTTTGGAAAAGAGCAGATagttatcgggggggggggggggggggttccatctttttgggtttttttgtacaGATACTTCTGCAGATTGGAGTGACAAAGTTTTTCTTTGCTATTAAGGAAAGTAAAGctatatttttgcttttttttaaccaAAGTTCCTTGTGTTTTATTAAAGGAATACTTAACTGAATAGGTTTAAAAATGGTTCGTTTTTTTGTTGCAAAATAATGTTGCATAACTTCCATCTTTAAAAATGCATAAGAAGGCATTATTAGGTTATTGCCACAATGGTTAATCAAGatcttgcattttttttaaattctgtattactacTACACACAAGTAGTTCCATTTGATTTAGATGTTCTATAGGTAATGTAAAATCACacgttcacacacacacattattttCTATTGATTTTTGTGATAAGAATATCGGTGAGCAGCTGACAAGAAAGTGAAAtgggttttctccgaggacaagcaggctgcttgttctcatgactgggttgacgtccacggcagcccccaccaaccagaagaaaacttcgcgggcggtcccgcatgcagggcatgcccaccgcgcttgcgcggccgtcttcccgcccgtgcacgaccgttcccgctcagtttttttcctttccgcgctggagagagacgtgtttaCGTCCCTCTCttagccccggaaaccggattgtgGCCTAGCCCGCGGTTTTTCTTTATTTGTGTACGCGCAGttgtttctttttcgggtgtgcttttcaccgccaccatcgacgattttgacttcgccgacgcgatttttctgtCGACGTCCTCGAAGGTCACAagcggatttaaaaagtgtggtcggtgcggccggcagatctcgcagaccgatactcacgcttggtgtctccagtgcctcggcccggagcataattccaagacatgcaccttgtgtctcggcttaagaaAGCGAatgcaggtggcgaggcaagttttccgggaccgtctttttggaacttgcgccggcccttcgacgtcgaccgcatcggtgtcgacggccgggtctttGGTGCCGGTACCAATGTCAACGGCGTCGGCGCCgactatggcatcgaccccaggagcacaggtaccaTTGGCCTGCCGgcggtgagcggccgcgcgggcagtctgccccagccactcccgctgctcagggccatcgagaccgaaccctgtctgatccgatacctcgaggccggggggctccacctcctcctcgtcccttccgcggagcgccgatgacgtgcatcgaaagaaagccaagaagcaccgtcatcggtcgcccacgacgcatGGGACTGGCAGTTCCGGGACATCGAGGGACAACTCGatgcccaggaagcggcagtgccgggaggagcgttgCTCCTCGGtcaaagaggtgtcgctgcgccgGTCCACGGGTATCTCTGTACCATCTCCtagacccgagcagcttccagcctgcctttcccgacagcgggcctcaacgagtgcctccgagccatccttcccgggatcctggaaggACTAATGCGCCAGGCTCTACCggcaccaggggtgcttgcgcccccggcgccattgatggaggcgccggtgggctCTGGCCCGATGCTGAGGCCTCTGATGCCGCTTGTGGCACTGATGTCgaccgccactcaggtggagttgatggagggagcttcgtccccgccggcgcgggagtccaccgctcgatgccatcatcgaggacgtggttcctcgcagttgaGACAGGcccggttgcggtctgagctgagagagctcatgtctgacaccgaggaggaggcctcgtggggggaggaggaggaccccagatatttctcctcagagcagtctgtgggccttccctccgaccccactccttcaccggagaagaagctctcgcctcctgagagcctctcctttgcctcttttgttagggatatgtctgtcagcattcccttccccgtggttactgtggatgagccgagggtggagatgctcgaagtcctcgactatccatcaccacctagagagtcttccacggtgccgttgcacaatgtccttaaggagacgctgcttcggaactggttgaagccactatctaatcccaccatccccaagaaagcagagtcccaatacagaatccactcagacccagagttgttgcagcctcaattgcctcatgactcggcggtcgtggactctgctctgaagagagcacggagttcgagggataccgcctcggcgccccctgggcgggagtctcgcactctggactcgtttgggaggaaggcctaccaatcttccatgctcgtgacccgcatccaatcctaccagctatacacgagcatccacatgcggaataatgtgcggcaactggcggacctagttgacaagctccctccggagcagtcctggccatttcaggaggtggtcaggcagctgaaggcgtgcagaaagttcctgtccagggatatctatgacacctgtgatgtggcatctcgagctgcggcccaaggtatagtgatgcgtagactctcctggctgcgtgcctctgacctggacaaccgcacccagcagcggctggcagatgtcccttgccgggggg
The sequence above is a segment of the Microcaecilia unicolor chromosome 12, aMicUni1.1, whole genome shotgun sequence genome. Coding sequences within it:
- the GJC1 gene encoding gap junction gamma-1 protein, translated to MSWSFLTRLLEEIHNHSTFVGKIWLTVLIVFRIVLTVVGGESIYYDEQSKFVCNTEQPGCENVCYDAFAPLSHVRFWVFQIILVSAPSVMYLGYAIHKITLMTDHSEEEKLRSKAYSLRFKQHRAVEDAEEDDEEDPMLYPEVELEQEQENQSGTKVKHDGRRQIRADGLMKMYVVQLLLRTVFEIAFLIGQYFLYGFKVKPHYVCSTWPCPHKVDCFISRPSEKTIFLFIMYGVSCLCLLLNVWEMVHLGFGTIRDTLNKKKKALEDSATYNYPLTWNTPSAPPGYNIAIKPEQMQYTELSNAKMVYKQNKANIAQEQQYESNDKIPVSFENMQREIKVAHERRDKAIQVYSNQNNSNGSRVKKSKAGSKKSTASSKSGDGKISVWI